Sequence from the Cololabis saira isolate AMF1-May2022 chromosome 9, fColSai1.1, whole genome shotgun sequence genome:
TATAATCCCCCCCCCTGGCGACTATCGACAGGATGTCTATGATATCAGTCCAAATCATACAACTTCTTATTTTAGCCCATCACTGAGGGCTGCAGTAGATTAGGAGAAGACGTCCTCGCCTTTGGACGTCCCTTCAGTGtcagcagtggtggacagtaacggagtaaatttacttgagtactgtacttaagtacatatccagagggtttatactttacttgagtattagatttctttggtacttattactcttacttgaatacatttccaagacaaatatttttacttttacttgagtaaatttctaggaaggctgaaaagtactcgttactttcaggtctgctcttttttcttcttccctaaaatcctattggacacaagctgtttttgtcaaaggaggagacctatcacagtgcacgctctccactgggatgtacgtaaagcggaaatacgtcaagcctcctcaaaacgataccgccaaagtagcctgcgtttatCAAGAcagagttattgaaagcagagatgtagttttttgtaaagcagtggtctttgagggggatccagacttagttggatggtgcaggttcatttggtttcagtccatgattgttaataaactctgcatcatctgctgtcctcttatgatcccattcatttaatttgtttttggtgtttctgcaggttttatataacattgtggttctaaaagcagcacatcagtgcagctggtttcaaagagttaattctcagaaacaagagttaaaagatccttaaattaatttagaaaaaatatagtaatttactgatgtggaaaataagaaatttactcttactcttacttttacttaaagtaaatttaaaagcatttacttttggatacttaagtatctttaaaagcaagtacttttctactcttactcgagtaatattttgactgagctacttttacttgtaacggagtaaattttgaccagcagtatttgtactcttactcaagtactggggtcgagtactctgtccacctctgagtgTCAGTTATTTTAGAGTTTTAAAGTTTTAGAGTACACATCATACGAAAAATCACACGAGTTTTACAAAAAAAGGgggattttcatttttctttgtcttcatgtacaggactgtctcagaaaattagaatattgtgataaagttctttattttctgtaatgcaatttaaaaaaaaaaaaaaaaaatgtcatacattctagattcattacaaatcaactgaaatattgcaagccttttattattttaatattgcttattatggtttacagtttaagattaagatttccagaatattcaaatttttttagatcggatatttgagttttcttaaactgtaaaccatgatcagcaatattaaaataataaaaggcttgcaatatttcagttgatttgtaatgaatccagaatgtatgacatttttgtttttgtaattgctttacagaaaatcacaatattctagttttctgagacagtcctgtatgtcagtACTGTCACGATTTTTGGGTTTTGTATTTAcagtcatgttttattttgaaaacccatgtctttgtgtttaagttttgtctcgacttcccttgttcccgtcTGCCCTGATCATGTGCACCTCTGTCTCGTCAAgccctctgtgtatatcttgtcttgtctttgccTTCGTCCCTGCGGATCCGTGTTTCCCGTCACGTTTTGacgttttacattttaaatcctgctcagcagcgctttttgtttgAATTTAATAAACCATGTTTTTGGGAGTCCTTCCACCtccgtctcctgcatctgggtcctactcatcCGAACTATGACAAGTACTCAAACATAGTTGCTCATTAAAATGAGTTCAAATTTTAATAAGAAGAAATTATTAGATGTATGCAAGGTGATCATCAAGTGTCTTTAAGAATATTTTAACTATGTTTCAGATGAGTTGATGGTTCTCGGCGTAATTCACATCCATACTTAAAGAAGCGCGTGACCTCTCTACTGTACAATGCGATATACCAGACTCTTATTTTGAAACGACAACAGGGTCATTGTCAATCCTGTCAACCATGTTGATGGTAtggtgtaagtagatatatacatagatatagagcagatacagtatagtgtaaatatatttatatgggcatgtgtgtacaaatatatagacatATTCAACTAAGGGTatatttgtaataataataataataataatacattttatttgtatagcgcttttctaggcactcaaagacgctttacacgagtaaaaatcataaaagcagTACACTCAAAGACGCTAAAGACACTTTACAATAgtataaaaatcataaaaacagtACACATAGGACAATTACATGACACAGGACATTgattgtatgcatgtatgtgtatgtgtgtgagtataattacagtatataataataataataataataataataataataataataataatgttatttagcagtgtgagtacagtgtgtgaatatttatatatacaggttaaatgatcagtgaatgggggtaggattaaataagtttacacttcttccttatccttttttggcacatgtaaatcaagatagcaagttttaaaggaggaaattctttattttgttgttttgttttcttaaacttctcatgaagtgttgttttttttacatgtacaaaaataaaataaatcaaatcaaaaaattGTTGTTGCTACAGTACAGCTGctgtctgtatttttttttgcaaaaaggGGTCAAATCTTTTCCTCACATCAGATGAAGAGTTTTTTCAaaactttcttctttttccttttttttttttttttttaccaatttgACAAAGCTGAGCTCCTTCTAGCCTGACTTACCTCATAATATCTATAGTTATATCAGCCTGGTCTCACAGATATCGGCGAAGCCTGCATGAACTCTTAAAGCCGCCCTATGTGGCAATGCCAGTACTGAAGAAAAAATGATTTCAAAGAGACTTCAAAGATGTatgtaatgtgttttattcttttatctgaTTTCTGATTCAGTTGATACAGTGGACGTCAGGATCCAGGTTCTTGTTTTCAGGTATGTATTTGGCCTGAGCAAAGCAGTTCGCTGCCACTCGATCGCACTCACACACGGCAGCTTGGCACTTATTGTTGGTTCCTGTGGAGACAGACCAGAGTCGGTAAATGAACGGAGAGCTTGTTGACGATAACCAAACATGTCGTTTCCTGTCCATGGATCCAGAATTTCAAAGCCATGAATTCTCAGCCAATTGCTGGAATGTTAAAGGATCCGTGGTCGTCTTCACCTGTACTTTAATTTTCCTTAATTTTCCAGTCAAGACTGGTCATAataattttctcagatgaaaTTCTCTTCCAGCTCTTTGGGAAAGAGTTTCGTTTTCCCTTGATCTTATTTGAGCAgaatatgtttttaattttttacacacaaaaaaatccctTCCAATTTATGAAGGGCTTATAAATGTTCCacggaaaaaaacaagaagaagtgaataaatatatatatatatatatatatatatatatatatatatatatatatacatatatatatatatatatacatacacaggacggtctcagaaaattagaaaatattgtgataaatttctttattttctgtaatgcaattaaaaaaactaaaatgtcatacattctggattcattacaaatcaactgaaatattgcaagccttttattattttaatattgctgattatggtttacagtttaagattaagattcccagaatattctaattttttgagttaggatatttgagttttcttaagctgtaagccatgatcagcaatattaaaataataaaaggcttgcaatatttcagttgatttgtaatgaatccagaatgtatgacgtttttgtaattgcattacagaaaatcacaatattctgattttctgagacagtcctgtatatatatatatatatatatatatatatatatatatatatatatatatatatatatatcctctcTTGTAAATGTTAGGATTTCATAGAAACCAAATGCTGAAGCAGCAAAGTTGGcagaaacaatatttttacaatTTTGGTCACAATTGCACAATGTGAACGGACAAAGAGACAATCTCACCTGAACAGTTCACCTGATTATTTGAACAGGTGTAGTCATAAGCAAGGATATAGGGAAGGTCCATAAGGCCTGTGCATCCAGGTTTTGCTTTGCTGCTTTGGTAACATTTATCATGAGCTTTACAGCACCTGAGAAATACACCAGGAAAGAGAGACGTTTGAGAGAGGGTTTTAATTTCACCAGAATTCATGAATACGTAATGAATGGCTCCCTACGTGTCCACTTCGTCCACTGGAGTCCCTCTACCTCCGAAGCCACACCAGCACCCGTAATCATTGTATTTGAGAGGATTAACACCAGGCTGAGCACAGCTGATCATTTTCCCAAACTGCCATAAAGCTCTGGGCGGCGTGGCTCCACTGACCACACAAGCTGGAAAAAGACGCGTGAGGCAGACAAGCTTTTAATGAATGGATCCAGACAATATGAAAGATGAGAGCGGTTGCTGCTCGTCCTCGTGCTCAACCCTTTCAGTTAATTCAGACTTACCAgtgagaagcagcagcagcaggggggCCGTCACGTTCATGGTTGCAGTCAGATGGACACAGAGCATGTGACAGCCTGCTCTTTAAAGGTCATCTaacggaaaaaaggaaaaaaaagtaagatAAGAGAAACCAGAAGGGTGGGAATTTAAGGAGGCATTTCTCGCTGCTAATGAGTGAATTATCAGCAGCATTTACTGAATGACGTCATTTAAGATAACCTTTTTTTTGAGTATTTTCACTTTATGATTTTGAATTGTATATGTATTTCAAAGTTGTACCTGTTTTCTTTTGAAAGCATGCAAGATCAgaatcaaattaaatcaaatcaaactttagttATATAGTAATTTTCAGATcagaatcaaataaaatcaaattttatttatatagtactTTTCAGAtcagaatcaaatcaaactttatttatatagtactTTTCAGatcagaatcaaatcaaatcaaactttatttatatagtattTTTCAGATcagaatcaaataaaatcaaattttatttatatagtactTTTCAGATcagaatcaaataaaatcaaactttatttatatagtactTTTCAGatcagaatcaaatcaaatcaaaatttatttatatagtactTTTCAGATcagaatcaaataaaatcaaactttatttatatagtactTTTCAGatcagaatcaaatcaaatcaaactttatttatatagtactTCTCATACAATAGTaatgcaaagtgctttacataatacaaATAAGTTAATAAGAAGCAATAATGATGATGGAAAACAGTAAAAATGCACCccaacacacacgtgcacagcTACTTACGTAGTATTGTTATGAAAACCGATATGAATCtgtgagaaaaagaaagattgCACAAAAACTAGCGCCATAAAAAAGCACAGGAAGACCTAAGCCAGGCAGATTTTACAGGAAAGACATGTTAACTCATTTATCTAGCTCACTCCGGTCCGGCACAGCCTGTGCCGGACAGGGATTACACCGTTTAATATTTGACTTTTGAAGTACTTCCTAATATACACTTTGTAATCTTTCGACCTTGAAGTCGAGGTTTGTGTTCTCCAAACTTAAATGAGATATAACCCCCATCACACAGCTGTACAAACAGCTGGCATTTGCTGCAGTTCCCAGCACTTCCCACTGCACATTACCTCATAAGTGTTTAAATATTAACATGAAATTAAACCCCAAGTGGTGGGTGTAAGCTAAGAACGTGTTATGTATTAATTTTGTCGTGTTGTCTCTCACAGACGCTTTTGTTATTTCCTGTTTTAATTTGGAAAACTGGCGTTACCTGTCTGTGTCTCGCggtctttcctcttttctctgttACACACCTGCTTGTTGTTAGTCATTAGTCATCTAGTAACTACAGTCCTCTCGTGGGTTTGGGTTACTCTTCTCCTGTCTCTAAGTTTTCTTGTTGGTGTGTGTTATTGCTGTGGCACAGATGAAACAACAGGTCGCTGCTGGCCGTGGCAATTCATGACTTTTCATAATACGGTACGGGATGTACAGAGTTCATGAATTCTCCCTACATATCTGGACGGCACTACAAAAAAGGCAATCGCACTGTGCAGTGCGCTACACAGCGACACGGGGGTGCTCCAGAAACTTCTGTATTTACACAGCTTCAATTCATCACATGTGCGTCTGGGTCACTTCTCCCTCACCAAACCTACTGTACAGTATATCAACTGACCATCAACATAACACAaacttgtactgtctttgggtcaaaatgacctaattctcccctcgtacattccttcctgtttttctcctttccttccttcaaaatcttaaagaaataaaaaatcttaaaaaaatcaaaaaaaattaattaatctacCTTCCAACCTCGCCGCGCCCCCCCTGCAATAGCTCCGCGccccccagtttgggaaccactgatgtAGTGGGTTACCAATGGTTCCCTTTGAGGCTGCGGTCCCAGCTCTGTTctggtcattgaccaggtcctccCGTGTAGTTCTAGGCAGATGCTGTTACAGCCATGGCTGTACCTCCCTTTTGCCCCTTTGTTTCCCTGTGTTCTCCCCTCCcttgtgtttccttgtgtctctccctgtgttttgttttgtgtgctggTGTGGGTGTGGTCATCTGCCACTCACTCTCAGCTCCTGGATTCCTACACACCTGCCATCCATCAACTCATCTCCACTGCAGTATATCTACACTGGCTTTTCCACCACTCCTTGCCAGATTGTTGTCAAACCTCCGTGGTGTGCACTTCAGGCCGATCCAAGTGAAACCCTAACGAAATcttcttgttgtttttgagcTCGTTTACTGACTGCTTTTTCTGCTGTTCCCCCAGGACCGTTCTCATCTGCCAGCTACCAACCAGTCTGTTCTCCCAGCCACCCTCCAGCTCCAAGCTACCCCAGGCTTCCACTCAGCCCTCCATATTCTTCTCCTCCCCACGCCAGCCATTCCCCGTGCCAGCAACCACCTCTGCCCTAACCGGAccccctttttccccttccctacAATAAATTCATTCTTCACTCCACCACTGTCTTGCTCTTGGGTTGCCCTTGTGAGCCTGTCACAGAACAATCTGGCCAGTATGGACCCAGCGGACGTGGATTCACTCTGTCGTGCTCTGGCTTCCCAGGGGACCCTGCTTGGACAACATGACAAGCTTCTTCGTGAAGTAGGGGAGTCACTACAGGCATTACctaccagtgtttcccaactcaCTGCTTCATTAGCCGCTGCTCCCCCAGACGCTGCTCACCCTGATTCACCCCCAGCTCGTGGTCGAGTTAAAGAAAGTTTTTGACTGTCCCATCCAAAGCAAAGACACTTCTAGCAAGCTTTTCTCATTCCGTCAAGGCTCCAGGTCTGTTGCGGACTATTCCATTGAGTTCAGGATATTGGCAGCAGAAAGTGGGTGGGGAGAGCTAAGTTTGTAGGGAACATATATGAATGGATTGGCGGATTACATCAAGGATGAGCTAGCGGCGAATGAAACAGAGGATTTGGACTCCCTTATTTCCCTGGCTACTCGTCTTGACAATCACCTGCGGCAGCGCCGCAGGGAGAAAGCAGGCCGTCCACAAATTCCCATATCACGCCCTCTGCCTGTGCCTCAACCTAGCTTAGCTCCCCAAGCCATCCCCTGTGCCAGGTCCCGCTCCAGTGACTCCTCAAGCTCCTCCTTTCCTCTACCCCCTGAAGAACCCATGCAGCTGGGTCGGGCTCATCTCTCCCCAACAGAGCGTCAGAGGAGAATGCAAGCTGGAGAGTGCATTTATTGCAGCCAAAAGGGTCACTTCCTTGCCTCTTGTCCCCATCGGCCAGATAGAACAGGCTTGTCAGTAACAGTGGGGGTTCTGTCAAGCCAAATTCCTTCCTCTCCTAACCCCCAACCCAGAATGCAGTTCAATGCCACAGTGTGTTGGAACCAATTGTTCCTGCCTCTACCCGCCTTGGTGGACTCCGGTGCGGACGAAAGCTTAATGGATGCCACTCTGGCTGCTCAAACAGGCATCACCAGTGAGCCCCTGGACGTTCCCTTGAAGGCTAATGCCCTCAATGGCCACCTCCTTGCCCATGTGACACACCTTACCAAACCTGTACATCTCATCCTGCCCGGTAATCATCGTGAGTACATCCAGTTCCATCTAATTTCCTCTCCCAGTGCCCCCATTGTCTTAGGTCACCCCTGGCTCCAGAAACACAATCCCCTTATCGACTGGTCTGTTGGCAAATTGGTTAGCTGGAGTCCCTTTTGTCATTTAACCTGCTTGTAGTCTGCTCTTGCCCCAGTAGAGGCCATTGTTTCCCCTCCTACCGCGGAACCCCCAGATCTGTCAGCAGTCCCAGCTGTTCATCATGATTTGAATGAAGTCTTCAGCAAACAGCGTACCCTCTCCCGCCAATTTTACCCAGAGGAGGCGCCCTCCATTCCAGACACCATCATTCCTGAGACATGTGTGGTGGCAGCAGTTACATGGGAGATCAAATCCATCGTCATGGATGCTCAACAGGCTCAGCCAGACCCAGCCTTGGAAGAGGACATCTCAGTCCCTTCGGTCCAAGCCCATCTTCGCCGTTGCCGCAAGGTCTGGAAGGATGCCCGTGCTGCCTTGCTCCGCATTGCTGACCGCAATCGGACATAGGCCCCTAACTACAAACCAGGTCAGAAAGTGTCGCTCTCTTCTAAGGATCTCCCTTTGCAAACCTCTTCCAAGAAACTCACACCCCGTTATGTTGGCCCATATGAGATACTTTCTGTCATAAATCCCACCGTTGTCAAGCTCAAGCTTCCTCCTCACATGAGGGTTCACCCTGCATTTCACGTCTCCCAGTTGAAGCCTGTCTCCACTAGCCCACTGTCTCCTCCAGCTGCGCCCCCCCAAACAACCTGACAAGCCTGGTGGGTCGCCTGGTGGCGCCCGTTGAGGAGGGGGTACTGTTACAGCCATGGCTGTACCTCCCTCTTCCCCTTTGTTTCCCTGTGTTCTCCCCTCCcttgtgtttccttgtgtctctccctgtgttttgttttgtgtgctggTGTGGGTGTGGTCATCTGCCACTCATTCTCAGCTCCTGGATTCCCCCACACCTGCCTGCCATCAGCTCCCTCAGTCTCCACACCTGCCATCCATCATCTCATCTCCACTGCAGTATTTCTACACTGGCTTTTCCACCACTCCTCGCCAGATTGTTGTCAAACCTCCGTGGTGCGCACTTCAGGCCGATCCAAGTGAAACCCTAACGAAATcttcttgttgtttttgagcTCGTTTACTGACTGCTTTTTACGCCATTCTCATCTGCCAGCTACCAACCAGTCTGTTCTCCCAGCCACCCTCCAGCTCCAAGCTACCCCTGGCTTCCACTCAGACCCTCCATTGTCCTCTCCTCCCCATGCCAGCCATTCCCCGTGCCAGCAACCACCTCTGCCATAACCGGACCCCCTTGTGAGCCTGTCACAGATCCCTCCCTATCAATGATACTCCATGAGGTGAGATCTTGCCCTGAGCCCCAGCCCGTCATCTTGagcttcttccattttctaataattgcgccaacaaTTGTTCCCTTCTCACCAAGCCGCTCATGGTCCTCTAGCCCATCCGAGCATTGTGCAGGTCCACAATTTTGTCCCTGGTGTCCTGAGACAGCGCTCTGCCCatggtggagaggttggagGCTGATTGATGGTGTGGGCAGGTGTATTTATACAGGTAATGCATGGAAGACAGGGGGacgaactaacaggtctgtcaGAGGCAGAGATCTTGCTGGTTGGTGGGTGATCAGATTATTTCATGAGATAAAATGCAAatcaattatttaaaaatcaatgtgtgttttctgtttttctttgtattcTGCCAGTTGAAGTCTACCGTTAGAATGACAGATCTCTCCataaaatacttattttcccctCTGTATATGATatcctatatgtgtgtgtgtgtgtgtgtgtgtgtgtgtgtgtgtgtgtgtgtgtgtgtgtgtgtgtgtgtgtgtgtgtggagagagAGTTCTGACAAAGGCTTACAgaaattaaatattttgatattaATCAACATGAAATTCAATACAAGAAACACTTTATTGACCATCAAGGGGAAATTAAtggtattaaattaaattacattaTGGAAATCACAGGATTTTCTAGTGTTTTTCGTTCTTGAAGACAAGATGAATACAGCCACATGTTTCTCTTCAAGCAACATAAATGCAGAGTCAGAAGAATCTTCAACACTGAAAGTGTCTTTATTGaaattcatttaaaaagaaCCCAGGCCATCATTTCAATGAAACCCTCAAAGATTTACAGTGCATGCATGTTTCCATCTGTTTGCATTTTAGCCATCTTTTCCCACTTTAACAGATCTGACATATTGACGAGGGATCATCATTCATGGGATGTCTCTCTTTGACAACATTATGCCTTGGCTTCACAGATGTATCTgtacaccaggttacagtcgGCATCGTTCCACAGCTTGCGTTTGCGAATTGAAGAGGCGTGAATCTGCCCACAATCTTCTCCATTCTCTCTGTAGTCCCAGTTGTCAGGTTGACCTTTGTCCCAGAAACTGAACACCAACATGAGGAGGAGAAAGGAAAATATTACACTTGATATTTGTTCTACGGTAATTGCCTTCTTGTTTCACTGTTAGACCTTCATACTCGTCTTACGTTGGGGTTGAGTGGAAGTCAGTTCCATCCACCCAGCTCCATTGTCCTTCATTATGTCGCTCCACAAGTCCAATCCAGTAGTTATATCTGATTTCAACTATTTTTGAAATGAAGTCCTAAAATTTCAAATAAATAGAAAAGCAAACAAGCCTTTGTGAATTgtattcagtgttttttttatatatattctgTTAGCATTTTCCTCACATAACAGCAGCAAGCTgatttctacggaagagtattagggccaggcaggagaaaaaatatttgagaggggaaaaaaaattttattgtgcacttcgagaacccctccttgaaccgccaccttactgtggtggaggggtttgtgtgcccgagtgatcctaggagctatgttgtcgggggcactttcgcccctggtagggactcccatggcaaacaggtcctgggtgacgggccagactaagagcggttcacaaacgCCAATCCTGAGGAGGAATAcaacaaggaccgttacgtcgcccggatcagcgtcaccggggccccgccctggagccaggcctggggtcggggctcgctggcgagcgcctggtggccgggtctttgcccgtgggacccggccgggctcagcccgaaacggcgacgtgggcccgccttcctgtagaccaaccacccgcaggaagggctgtgagaggctggtgcaatgtgggctgggtagcagtcgtggcggggtgcctcgacgacccaatccctggactaaaaccctcacagtggggacatggaatgtcacctcgctgggggggaaggagccggagcttgtgcgtgaggttgagagataccggctagagatagtcgggctcacctccacacatagcttgggctctggaacccagctccttgaaaggggctggaccctccactactctggagttgcccagggtgagaggcggcgggctggtgtgggcttgctcatagctccccagctcagctgccatgtgttggagttcaccccggtgaacgagagggtcgcttccctgcgccttcgggtcggggaaaggtctctcactgttgtttgtgcctacgggccgaacagcagtggggagtacccggccttcttggggtccctgggaggagtacttgatagtgctccaactggggactccattgttctactgggggacttcaacgctcacgtgggtaatgacagtgatacctggagaggcgtgattgggaggaacggcctccccgatctgaacccgagtggtgttttgttgttggacttctgtgctagccacagtttgtccataacgaacaccatgttcaggcataagggtgtccatcagtgcacgtggcaccaggacaccctaggccggaggtcaatgatcgactttgttgtcgtttcatctggccttcggccgcatgtcttggacactcgggtgaagagaggggctgagctgtcaactgatcaccacctggtggtgagttggatgcgctggcggagggagaggttggacagaccgggcagacccaaacggattgtgagggtctgttgggaacgtctggctgagccctctgtcagggacatcttcaactcccacctccgagagagcttctctcagatcccgggggaggcgggggacattgagtccgagtggaccatgttctctgcctccattgtcgacgcggcggcttgaagctgtggacgcaaggtctccggtgcctgtcgtggcggcaatcctagaacccggtggtggacaccggaagtacaggatgccgtcagactgaagaaggagtcttaccgggctatgttggcctgtgggactcctgacgcagtagatgggtaccggcaggccaagcgagccgcggctcgggcagtcttggaggcaaaaactcgggtctgggaggagttcggggaggccatggaggaagacttccggtcggcctcgaggaaattctggaggaccgttcggcgcctcagaagggggaagcagtactctgccggcaccgtttatggtgcgggtggggagctgttgacctcgactggggacattgtcggacggtggaaggaatacttcgaggatctcctcaacccgactgacatgccttccactgaggaagcagagagtggggactctggggcgtgctcatccatcacccaagccgaggtcactgaggtagttcataag
This genomic interval carries:
- the pla2g1b gene encoding phospholipase A2: MLCVHLTATMNVTAPLLLLLLTACVVSGATPPRALWQFGKMISCAQPGVNPLKYNDYGCWCGFGGRGTPVDEVDTCCKAHDKCYQSSKAKPGCTGLMDLPYILAYDYTCSNNQVNCSGTNNKCQAAVCECDRVAANCFAQAKYIPENKNLDPDVHCIN